In a single window of the Acetivibrio clariflavus DSM 19732 genome:
- a CDS encoding CD1247 N-terminal domain-containing protein, with protein sequence MGFIKERVAYLKGLAEGMKINTETNEGKLLSSIIDVLDDMALAIDDIEEVQEQLGEQIDDLDEDLAEVEKIVFDCEDDDEDDDILAEVECPHCGEIIELEEDMLDEDAESFECPHCGKDVVVEWDCDCDDCCDHDEDDDE encoded by the coding sequence ATGGGCTTTATTAAAGAAAGAGTTGCTTACCTGAAAGGGTTAGCTGAAGGTATGAAAATAAATACTGAAACCAACGAGGGCAAACTGCTGAGTTCAATAATTGATGTTTTGGATGACATGGCACTTGCCATCGATGATATTGAAGAAGTTCAAGAGCAGCTTGGCGAACAGATTGACGATCTGGATGAAGATCTTGCAGAAGTTGAAAAGATTGTTTTTGATTGTGAAGATGATGACGAAGATGATGATATACTTGCAGAAGTAGAGTGCCCGCATTGCGGAGAGATAATCGAGCTTGAAGAAGATATGCTCGATGAAGATGCAGAATCTTTTGAGTGCCCACACTGCGGCAAAGATGTAGTAGTTGAGTGGGACTGTGATTGTGATGATTGTTGTGACCACGATGAGGATGATGACGAATAG
- a CDS encoding TIGR03915 family putative DNA repair protein: MINYLYDGSFEGLLTSIYEAYYRHEQPDHIYYSDYIQVNLLDTNIQITTDSEKAAKVYDSIGQKISHQALKNVYHAYLSELNDIEIKILNYVRLGFKKGKEVDLYLSDDRVLAIHTAAKKVTRECHLMVGLLRFKQLENDIYYAQYKPDHNITPLISGHFVDRFSDQKWVIHDVKRKYAAVYDQKSCIFTDISDEMVPLISYTSDNYEKLWKNYFTNICIKERINPKLQKHNMPVRYWEFLTEKNCLI, translated from the coding sequence ATGATTAATTATTTGTACGACGGTTCCTTTGAAGGTCTTCTAACCTCTATATATGAAGCTTATTACAGGCATGAGCAACCTGACCACATATATTACTCCGATTACATACAAGTAAATCTTTTAGATACAAATATACAAATAACAACCGACTCTGAAAAAGCCGCCAAAGTATATGACAGCATTGGTCAAAAAATATCGCATCAGGCATTAAAAAATGTATATCATGCCTATTTATCCGAACTTAACGATATTGAAATAAAAATTTTGAATTATGTCAGGTTGGGATTTAAAAAAGGTAAAGAAGTAGACTTGTATCTTTCGGACGATAGAGTTTTGGCAATTCACACTGCTGCCAAAAAAGTTACCCGTGAATGTCATTTAATGGTTGGACTTTTGAGATTTAAACAATTAGAAAATGATATATATTATGCCCAGTATAAACCCGACCATAATATAACACCATTAATATCCGGCCATTTTGTAGATCGTTTTTCAGACCAGAAATGGGTAATTCACGATGTCAAAAGAAAATATGCCGCAGTATATGACCAAAAAAGCTGTATTTTTACGGATATTTCAGACGAAATGGTACCGTTAATTTCATACACCAGTGACAATTATGAAAAACTCTGGAAAAACTATTTCACCAATATTTGCATAAAAGAAAGAATTAATCCCAAACTGCAAAAACATAATATGCCGGTAAGGTATTGGGAATTCTTAACTGAAAAAAATTGTCTGATATAG